TTTTCATGTGTATCCTCAAGGCGGTATTACTTCCAACAAGGATCACCTGTAACTATGATACATAATGTTACAGCtacaacatgtaatgttacatggaTGTGCACTTTCGAATTTTTATCAGTAAATTTTCTCTAAACATTTTGTAGATTATAGCAGACAAGGGGAAAACAGCAAAATCCTGAAGACCACACCTATTCAACAAATACCAAAAGTACTCCTTTTAACATCataattattacatgtacaacatgtatattataGGAAGGCAACTCTCCAAGATTTCTCTGAAAGCACATACTACAAATACACGTCTTTGCAGATGAaattcaaattgttacctaCCTGAATCACTGCTGTCCTCTACAAAAATGGAGTTCCTCTAAATGCTTCTAGTCCTTTCCCCATTTCCACATTGCTCTGTAACGGTCGGAACCGGTATATTAACCAGTACATTCTGAACAGCCAAGAGAAGAATAGATAATAGGTGATAAAAAGACTATTCGAAAGCAAAATGACTCATCAGTGTTTATGATTTGGTATCCCAGTAACTTATGACATTTATGAGGCTTCAGACAAAATGTGCAGTGTTCCCTTGGGGATGGGTAACCATAGAAACAGAGTGCAATACTGTGTAGTTACAGGCACAATAGAGGATGCAGTTGGCATCATTCAACAATAGATAATCATTTTTCATTTGTCAGTTTCTCATGGGAAGAAACGTTGGACTGTACATCAGTTAAAAGGAAATCTTCAAGATATCAACTTAACACTGTTAACTGTTAAATCCGATATGAGATGAAGAAACTTATGAAGAATCTAacataaactagaaaggcaatatTTTCGAGTTACAAAGAACAAAGACAACAATCTGTGCAATACATTTTTTACTCCAAACCTTGGATaaataaatgatgaaaataaagAATACTTTCAACTCcataagaaatatcaatacaccaGAACATGTTTTTCCTActtaatatacatgtgtaattaGATGTTAGGGTAGAGATTGCAATCTGGCAGACTGTGCCATGGAGATTAGTACCAGAGTCTGTTGGTAGAGACCTCAATCATGTCCTCTACCAGTACATTTGGTAAATACTTAAACTTTACGACAGAAATTTTCCACTTCACATTTCTGCCAAACCATAATCTCTGCAACACTCAATAAATGCAACTGGTAGCAGCATGAACAGATGACAGTTGACATGTTTGTATGGTTTCACTCAAACCTATATGATGGATAGAAAGAAAAGTTGGACTTAAAATACCAACATCCATCCAGTCAGACATATTAGATTCCATTTCCCTTGGTACACGACATGAAATTGTAATAATGGTCATATCCTAGGACAGAAAGCCCAATTCTAAGCATTTCAAAAGACTAACTCAATGAATGGAACATAAATTTTCTAACAATGACATCGCTGCCTTGACAGCTACAAAGTTTACCTGTTGCTTTCTGTGCAGGTACACCACATAAATATTTCAGAAGTCAACCTTTGTATCCTCtattgtgttgtacaaagttgtagACAGAGTGATCAATCAATATGCATAACAAAAAATACTTAGTAACAAAACAGCTGCTTCATATCAACTTTCATCTTCCTTTAATAGAAAGAGTTGCACTCTTCAGTGGTATACAATTATTGAATAAGTTCAGGCATTTTTTCTTAGTTGCACACAAACGCTCACTTCATACTGGTGTTATCATCTGCTGTTGAGAAGATTACGTCCTTTCAATGGACTAAATCTGACATATACCATTGCACTCAATTTTGCACAGTTGAATACAATTAATCTACTAAAGAAATATTTAATTGATTGACATTGCATTTGTTGAATTATAAATCATTCTGAAGAATTCATTTGTCtaaaacatgtaatgttacatttctcATTTTCTCTTCTGAGATTATTCGTATGAATGCAAAAGTACAGTCCCAatcctaatgtacatgtatggacaacAGACATCTCTAAACCTATACAAATCCAAACTAACAGAAAAAACTgatagaaaaacaacacaaacattgtACAAACTATTGACCGACACCCTCACCATTACTATAATATACATTGTTCAATTGTCATTTTTACACTTAGCTATTATAATAGCTTTTTTTGTTCTACACAAAACCATTTATACACAACCTTCATAAAAAGCAACAAAGGGTTACTTcattgtataacgttacaatacTAGTTACATGCTTATACAAAGTCAGCTCCAAAGAGAAAACCGAACCTCTACTAATACAAGTGTCTGTCATCTTAACACAGGTAGTCATTAAGGCCACACAAACTCAGTACCTCTTTCTTTTGATACAGAAAACTAGTGGAGCAAACATCCTTTGACAGCCCCAAATGATGCTACAGGCTTGATAGCAGCTTTTGAATGTTTTCAGTAGGCAACATTCAAAGATTTGGAAAGTTTGCCTGTTTTTCAGaacaacaaaaatagaaaacccTGCTTGGTAAATGTCATACAAACATCTATGAACCAGTTCCAGACTATTCTGTAGAGGGAAGTGATCAGAGGAGTGCACTGAAGCTAGAATgaagcattctcctacgcagggaTATCTAATGgcgaaaccacctgtctggatgtaccctgctttcccaaccgtcactcttagttcttGTGGGCGTCGCcgcaaaccagctgtcagccaatcagagaataggcctttcagttttcaaaagggatctcgcatacaTAAGGGTAAGCTAATCAATATCTATAAGCatggcggtcaggaactaaaggtgacggttgagaaagcaggatacatccagacaggcggttttgaCATTGGATGTCCCTGAGGATGGAATGGAATGGATCCCAGGCTTAGATCCCAGCCTTACAGTTACACAGCCACGTCTGCAGCTAGCCTGCTGTAGGTAAAGCTCAAGGCACCACTCCCCGTCTCTCTCTTCTTCTTCCACACACACAGCCCCCCCACGGCCGTCAGGATCACCAGGATGATGATGACGGTTGCCGCAGTGGGCACGGCGTAGTTGACGCTGTGGGACCCGTGGTGTTTGGGATGGACTGATGGTGAGCGTGTGGTGGGGCTGACCGGACTGGTGATGTTAATTGGGATGTTACAGTTGTTTGTATTGCAGCAACACACTGTGGACAGCTTACCACTTGGACCAGTAACCTAGGAGTAAGAAATATGACAGTTGCCATTTTATGCAAGGCTTACTGATATGTATGGTCATGAGCATAAATTTGATATCTAATTTTATTCTTTCCATGCAATCAACCACTATTGTCGGCTAGCAAATTAAAGATGCTGAAGGTACTAGAAGAGTGAATGAACAGCGTAAGACTTTGAAAAGGGTCATACATTTCTAAGTGAGTTACAAATGCAGTACTTACAATCACTGAATGTTTGGTTTCATCAAGGTAAGACATACATCATGTATTctcttatcttattacctgtatgtttaaccttcattgACCTGTCACAAATGTATTTTGATCTTACATTTTTGCAGCCAGGTTCACTGAAGCCGTTTCGGACACAGACATCTCTATATTCCACCATACTACAGCTGTACTGTCCCCCAACAACTGTGCCATTCACATGGTCCAGGCTTGACACACAGAACTTGGAATCAGCTAGGCATGTTGCCTGGACAAGCCTCTTTTTACCTAaagagtaaaaaaacaacattcttGCTATCACTCATTGCTACTCTTTATCCCTATTCCTGTGGTTGAAATGTCTAAACAATGCAACTTAGGCAACAAAGGGGCTACACAGCCATAAGAGTATAGTGGTAGTCCTTAGCGATAGGTATGCTGCACAAAGTAGATCTATCTAAAGTATGCTTTCATTTTTAAATAGTCACTTCATTGTAGTTTGATTGTagaaatgattttctttcattttatacattgaAGCCCTTGATAGTTATCACTGGATTCATTTGAGACAGttaacacatacattgtatatacatgacCTTGTACAAAGAATGACTGTACAGCAAGTCTTACCAATCTCTCCATTGTAACAAGACTGCACTACTGGTGAATTGCAATTATCGCTATTGCAACAGTACAGGGTACCACTCTCTCCGTGCCAGGTGACCTAACCAAGAAGCAAAAAGGCAGAAGTTAGTCATATGGAAATTCCAAATTTAAGAGACATGAGCTTTAGGTTCAATGCCTAAACATTTGAATGTCAAGTTTCACAAAAAACAATAGTCTCAGGACACAAACCTCCTGGAAGTAATAATTATGGAGTTTGTGGTGTAGGCTAATTTGAGTGTTTGACAACCCCTTTACCAGTAAGAACAATTTCCTGTTCCTcggaggtacatgtaggtattcaTTGTAATACTAGGCAGCAACCAAATCACCATAGTAAATCAGACCTATtactgatgatggtgtctgattaTAGACATTGAAAcattggaagtaagtactccctggttgtgcttAAAAAACCTTACTATATGGACAGTAGCTTATTGACCCCGGCTTATCGGTATATAACACAGGCTACCATTTCATTGGCAAGCAAACAGAAGATCTAAAACTATCcagagcctaacttctgcttggacagtagctATTGGAGGTCACACTCTAACTCAGGTCATTGACTTCCTACATGGAGTGACAATTAAGTGAAGACAGTTGTATATACCCCAGTAGTGAAGGTACATACATGAATATGCTAAGATGTATTATTAAAAgctttaaaatcaattaaagACAACACAACACCTTGTGATCAAATGTTCCAGTCTTCCCTTGGCACAGGTTGTCAGTGTCACACCCATACTTAACCTTCCACTCTACAGCTTTCCCAAACTTTAGACTACCCGAAGTTTTCTGGACCGCAAACCTAAGACACATCTGAGCGTCAGCGGGCGCTCTTGTAGACAGAGGCGGTGTCGGTTGGTTTGTAGTGGTGGGTGACGTAGGCACTTTCTTGGTTGTAGACTGGACAGCTGGTGCTGCTGTTGTGTGTGATGGTTCTGTGACATTCGGTTCTACCGAAGATGTCGGACTGAGGGAGGTGGAGAGCGGGCTGTCTCGCTTTTCCCGAACGTCACACTGC
The sequence above is drawn from the Branchiostoma floridae strain S238N-H82 chromosome 4, Bfl_VNyyK, whole genome shotgun sequence genome and encodes:
- the LOC118414942 gene encoding uncharacterized protein LOC118414942, with amino-acid sequence MIMASVSCKHGSWGMILLITLHFSSQGGATSCYKGIIEDGTDNPDFPVVKQCDVREKRDSPLSTSLSPTSSVEPNVTEPSHTTAAPAVQSTTKKVPTSPTTTNQPTPPLSTRAPADAQMCLRFAVQKTSGSLKFGKAVEWKVKYGCDTDNLCQGKTGTFDHKVTWHGESGTLYCCNSDNCNSPVVQSCYNGEIGKKRLVQATCLADSKFCVSSLDHVNGTVVGGQYSCSMVEYRDVCVRNGFSEPGCKNVTGPSGKLSTVCCCNTNNCNIPINITSPVSPTTRSPSVHPKHHGSHSVNYAVPTAATVIIILVILTAVGGLCVWKKKRETGSGALSFTYSRLAADVAV